One window of Brevibacillus choshinensis genomic DNA carries:
- a CDS encoding DoxX family protein, with protein sequence MNKKTMQDVGALLVRVILGLVFINHGLDKFQALEGTAGFFSSLGIPGWMANVVASIELFGGILVLIGFGTRIVPLLFAWIMIVVMVVMPTDKGFFTGNELHISLLAMSLYLVLAGSPLLAVDKLMPIGQKKAEKAY encoded by the coding sequence ATGAACAAGAAAACAATGCAAGATGTAGGAGCATTGCTGGTTCGAGTCATCCTGGGGCTCGTCTTTATCAATCATGGTTTGGACAAGTTTCAAGCCTTGGAAGGCACGGCGGGATTTTTCTCGTCCCTGGGGATTCCGGGATGGATGGCCAATGTCGTAGCTTCGATTGAGCTGTTTGGTGGGATACTGGTCCTGATCGGGTTCGGAACACGCATCGTACCCCTCCTGTTTGCGTGGATCATGATCGTCGTCATGGTCGTGATGCCGACGGATAAAGGCTTCTTCACTGGAAACGAATTACACATCTCCCTGCTGGCGATGTCGCTCTATCTGGTCCTGGCTGGCAGCCCACTGCTGGCAGTAGATAAACTGATGCCGATCGGACAGAAAAAGGCGGAGAAAGCGTATTAA